A single genomic interval of Acetobacteroides hydrogenigenes harbors:
- a CDS encoding glycoside hydrolase family 27 protein codes for MKLRLSLLAAFTAVGTFFSSAKAAPADTLALTPPMGWNSWNLFEDRVSEELIKGVADEMAANGMRDAGYQYIIIDDFWVGGRDSRNQLFPDPKRFPNGIKHLADYVHSKGLKLGIYSDAAQLTCGGVTGSLNFEELDAQTFANWGIDYLKYDYCGAPDDVTTAFTRYKKMGDALKKTGRPIVYAICEWGQRQPWLWAKAAGGHLWRTTFDSRDVWQSNDSWFMGIVEILDLQEGIARYGGPGGWNDPDLLMVGLYGKGKSSSAGPNGQKYKGCTDTEYRTSFALWSIMSAPLIVNLDVANMNKATKDILLNKELIAINQDKLGKTGESIIKKDGLQVFRKELSNGRVAILVFNRNEKATDFSYSITKALDLYAPYSIKDVFAGKEFKAKELKGKLDAHDCKVYVFSKAK; via the coding sequence ATGAAGTTACGCTTGTCTTTACTAGCAGCGTTTACAGCTGTTGGCACCTTTTTTAGCAGCGCAAAAGCTGCACCCGCCGATACGTTGGCGCTTACCCCACCGATGGGGTGGAACTCCTGGAACCTATTCGAAGATCGCGTAAGCGAAGAGCTAATTAAGGGCGTAGCCGACGAAATGGCCGCCAACGGAATGCGCGATGCCGGCTACCAGTACATCATTATCGACGACTTTTGGGTCGGCGGGCGCGACAGCCGCAACCAGCTCTTCCCTGATCCAAAGCGCTTCCCCAACGGCATTAAGCATTTGGCAGACTACGTCCATAGCAAAGGCCTTAAGCTGGGAATCTACTCCGATGCCGCACAGCTTACCTGTGGTGGCGTTACCGGCAGCCTCAACTTCGAGGAGCTCGATGCACAAACCTTTGCCAATTGGGGAATCGACTACCTTAAGTACGACTACTGTGGTGCTCCCGACGATGTAACCACCGCATTTACCCGCTACAAGAAGATGGGCGATGCGCTAAAGAAAACCGGACGCCCAATTGTTTACGCCATCTGCGAATGGGGACAACGCCAACCCTGGCTTTGGGCAAAGGCCGCAGGCGGACACCTTTGGCGTACCACCTTCGATTCGCGCGATGTGTGGCAAAGCAACGATAGCTGGTTCATGGGAATTGTTGAAATCCTAGATCTTCAGGAAGGCATTGCCCGCTATGGTGGCCCAGGCGGGTGGAACGATCCCGACCTGCTAATGGTTGGCCTCTACGGAAAAGGGAAATCGTCGTCTGCAGGACCAAACGGCCAAAAGTACAAGGGATGTACCGATACGGAGTACCGCACTAGCTTTGCGCTATGGAGCATTATGTCGGCTCCGCTAATCGTAAACCTCGACGTGGCCAACATGAATAAGGCAACCAAGGATATCCTCCTCAACAAGGAGCTTATTGCCATCAACCAGGATAAGCTGGGAAAGACAGGCGAGAGCATCATTAAGAAGGATGGGCTTCAGGTATTCCGCAAGGAGCTTTCCAATGGTCGCGTTGCCATTCTTGTGTTCAACAGAAACGAAAAGGCTACCGACTTTAGCTACTCCATTACAAAAGCTCTAGACCTATACGCCCCCTACTCCATCAAGGATGTTTTTGCCGGAAAAGAGTTCAAGGCAAAGGAGCTAAAGGGCAAGCTCGATGCGCACGACTGCAAGGTGTACGTATTCAGCAAGGCAAAGTAG
- a CDS encoding CPBP family intramembrane glutamic endopeptidase, whose product METTEKERGAALPLWARVVLYTIGFLVATAVFQLIGMLSTGCSLSDMESFDKLSPFQFFVVEIFGLSATLLLTLLFRRYIDRKTFKSLGFSIAGRGKDILAGLAGALLLFGVGTLVLFLMGEIRFTGFQFDAASFFISFGLFVVVAINEETLIRGYILNNLLTRMNRYLALAISASIFGVLHIFNTGMGVLPLVNLVLAGVLLGSAYIFTRNLWFAISLHLFWNFIQGPVLGYSVSGTKTSSLLKMSSLGDTTLTGGKFGFEGSIVCTILMVVAIAGVFVYFERRKKNMEEPLLDEQQPKFADTIGE is encoded by the coding sequence ATGGAAACAACCGAAAAAGAGAGAGGGGCAGCCCTTCCCCTATGGGCCAGAGTGGTGCTGTACACCATTGGTTTTCTAGTTGCTACGGCAGTATTTCAGCTAATAGGCATGCTTTCGACAGGCTGCTCGCTTTCCGACATGGAAAGCTTCGATAAGCTTAGCCCTTTTCAGTTTTTTGTAGTCGAGATCTTTGGCCTATCGGCCACGTTGCTGCTTACGCTGCTTTTTCGCAGGTATATCGATAGAAAAACCTTTAAGTCGCTGGGCTTTTCTATTGCAGGTAGGGGTAAGGATATTTTAGCCGGATTAGCGGGTGCCCTACTCCTGTTTGGGGTGGGTACGCTGGTGCTCTTCCTAATGGGAGAAATCCGCTTTACGGGCTTTCAGTTCGATGCCGCAAGCTTTTTCATTAGCTTTGGCCTATTCGTAGTGGTTGCCATCAACGAGGAGACCCTAATCCGAGGGTATATCCTCAACAACCTGCTTACACGGATGAATCGGTATCTAGCGCTAGCCATCAGCGCATCTATATTCGGGGTGCTGCATATCTTCAACACGGGGATGGGCGTCCTTCCGCTGGTAAACCTGGTTCTTGCTGGCGTTCTACTTGGCTCGGCCTACATATTTACCCGAAACCTGTGGTTTGCCATTAGCCTCCACCTCTTCTGGAACTTTATTCAAGGACCTGTGCTGGGCTACTCGGTAAGCGGCACCAAAACCAGCAGCCTGCTAAAGATGTCGTCGCTAGGGGATACCACCTTAACGGGCGGCAAATTTGGATTCGAGGGCTCCATTGTTTGTACCATCTTAATGGTTGTTGCCATTGCTGGGGTATTCGTCTACTTCGAACGAAGGAAGAAGAACATGGAAGAGCCCCTGCTGGATGAGCAACAGCCAAAATTTGCAGATACAATAGGCGAATAG
- a CDS encoding serine hydrolase domain-containing protein: MKHFTLSLLLLVLVSSCSKNGDAVQPSLPESMYFPSNSSSTWETKSLSSLGWNQAAVQPLKDFLIQKHTKSFIILVNGRIVMEEYFNGQTATGTWEWNSAGKTLVASITGIAQQEGLLNISSKVSDYLGTEWTSMPLSKENLITVRHLLTMTSGNDDTKQYVVKQNLTYVADAGTRWAYSNIFQKLTNVVANASNKSFETYFNEKIKNRIGMDGFWNFGTIFTIYHSTARSMARFGLLALNNGKWGNEQIINESYFKESIAPSQSINSSYGYLWWLNGKSSFMIPGEQTVYQGYLVPNAPADMYAAMGANDQRIYVIPSKKMVVVRMGDASDPVNPNFAVSGFDNALWEKINAIVK; the protein is encoded by the coding sequence ATGAAGCATTTTACCCTTTCTTTATTGCTATTGGTATTGGTTTCCAGCTGTAGTAAAAATGGCGATGCCGTTCAACCATCTTTACCTGAGTCTATGTATTTCCCCTCCAATTCAAGCTCTACATGGGAAACCAAGTCGCTCTCGAGCTTAGGCTGGAATCAGGCCGCCGTTCAACCTTTAAAGGATTTCCTTATTCAAAAACATACAAAGTCGTTTATAATTCTTGTCAACGGAAGAATTGTAATGGAAGAGTATTTTAATGGTCAAACAGCAACCGGTACCTGGGAATGGAATAGTGCCGGTAAAACCTTGGTAGCCTCCATTACGGGAATTGCACAACAAGAAGGGCTGTTGAATATTAGTAGTAAAGTGTCTGATTATCTGGGAACAGAATGGACGAGTATGCCATTGTCTAAGGAAAACTTGATAACAGTAAGGCATCTTCTAACAATGACATCAGGCAATGATGATACAAAGCAGTACGTAGTTAAACAAAACCTGACCTATGTTGCTGATGCGGGTACTAGGTGGGCTTATAGTAATATCTTCCAAAAGCTGACTAATGTTGTTGCCAATGCAAGCAATAAATCGTTCGAAACCTATTTCAACGAAAAGATAAAGAATAGAATAGGAATGGATGGATTTTGGAATTTTGGTACAATATTCACCATCTATCATAGCACCGCTAGAAGTATGGCACGGTTTGGTCTTCTAGCATTGAATAATGGGAAATGGGGAAACGAACAGATCATAAATGAATCTTATTTTAAGGAGAGCATAGCTCCCTCACAAAGCATCAACTCCTCTTATGGATACCTATGGTGGTTAAATGGGAAGTCAAGCTTTATGATTCCAGGCGAGCAAACCGTTTATCAAGGCTATTTGGTACCCAATGCACCAGCTGATATGTATGCGGCAATGGGAGCAAACGACCAACGAATCTACGTTATTCCAAGTAAGAAAATGGTGGTAGTTAGAATGGGGGATGCCTCTGATCCTGTAAATCCAAATTTTGCAGTATCTGGTTTTGATAACGCGCTATGGGAGAAAATAAATGCCATTGTAAAATAG
- a CDS encoding Crp/Fnr family transcriptional regulator, with protein MRDVGKLLYYFKKWSYITDEDELLILSAFEPVEIKRRKSVLESGQTCKYLYFITKGCLRSFYIDSKGVEHIYQIRMDNSWISDLESFFVQQPSKYHIEAIEDSQLLQISKEKLEQLLVDVPRLERYFRILFQKAYVNALSRLNATMWESAMDRYNEMLKEQPEIFQRVPLAYIASYLGITPESLSRIRKQR; from the coding sequence ATGAGGGACGTAGGCAAGCTGCTGTACTATTTTAAGAAGTGGTCTTATATAACGGACGAAGATGAGCTCCTTATCCTGTCGGCCTTCGAACCCGTAGAGATCAAGCGAAGAAAGAGTGTGCTTGAGTCCGGCCAAACGTGCAAATACCTATACTTTATTACTAAAGGATGCCTGCGCTCGTTTTATATCGATTCGAAGGGCGTTGAGCATATCTACCAGATTAGAATGGATAATAGCTGGATAAGCGATCTGGAGAGCTTTTTCGTTCAGCAACCATCGAAGTACCATATTGAGGCAATAGAAGATTCGCAGCTCCTACAGATTTCGAAGGAAAAGCTGGAGCAGCTATTGGTTGACGTTCCTCGCCTCGAAAGATATTTCCGTATTCTATTCCAAAAGGCTTACGTAAACGCTTTGAGCCGTCTAAATGCAACCATGTGGGAGAGCGCCATGGATAGGTACAACGAAATGCTTAAGGAGCAACCCGAAATATTCCAGCGCGTACCCTTAGCCTACATAGCATCGTACCTTGGCATCACCCCCGAGAGCTTAAGCCGAATCAGAAAGCAGCGGTAG
- a CDS encoding YceI family protein translates to MKTAKLLAVLLLAGTLSATAQKSEVNLKQSVVNWIGNKIGGSHSGEVKIKSGYLDLKGGRIVGGKVVIDMNTITNTDIKDEGANQKLVGHLKSDDFFGVDSYPTSTFEVKKAGKFVNGKATVSGILTIKGKSENISFVVAQKGKGYKAQLKIDRSKFNVRYGSNTFFGNLGDKAIDDIFILDILLVL, encoded by the coding sequence ATGAAGACAGCTAAACTACTAGCCGTACTGCTGTTGGCAGGAACGCTATCGGCAACTGCTCAGAAGAGCGAGGTAAACCTGAAGCAATCGGTTGTTAACTGGATCGGAAACAAAATTGGAGGTTCGCATAGCGGCGAGGTAAAGATCAAGAGCGGCTACCTCGATTTGAAGGGTGGACGAATTGTAGGTGGAAAAGTGGTGATTGACATGAACACCATTACCAACACCGACATAAAGGACGAGGGGGCCAATCAGAAGCTGGTAGGGCACTTGAAGTCGGATGACTTTTTTGGAGTTGACAGCTACCCTACCTCAACATTCGAGGTTAAAAAGGCCGGTAAATTCGTTAATGGTAAAGCAACGGTATCCGGAATCCTAACAATAAAGGGTAAATCGGAGAACATATCCTTTGTTGTTGCCCAAAAGGGTAAGGGGTATAAAGCGCAGCTTAAGATCGACCGATCGAAGTTTAATGTGCGCTACGGGTCCAACACCTTCTTTGGCAACCTAGGCGATAAGGCAATAGACGATATCTTTATTCTCGACATTCTGCTTGTACTATAA
- the ygiD gene encoding 4,5-DOPA-extradiol-dioxygenase — MNAIKTLDGNTPKMPVLFLGHGSPMNAIEENEFVQGYRNISAEIETPRAIVVVSAHWETKGTQVSAVEMPATMYDFVGFPDDLYKIEYPALGMPQLAAAVKGMVSNDAVIMDETRGLDHGAWTVISRMYPKANIPIVELSLDFYKSPMQHYELAKELRSLRYKGVLVVGSGNLVHNLRMVNWQRMNEFYGYDWAIEANDRIKQLILDGNHRDLIGYSKLGKAFELSIPTPEHYLPLLYTLALRDSSDSVKLFNDKPVGGSLAMTSIKIG; from the coding sequence ATGAATGCTATTAAAACGTTGGATGGGAACACCCCTAAAATGCCCGTGCTGTTTTTAGGACACGGTAGCCCCATGAATGCGATTGAAGAAAACGAGTTCGTTCAAGGATATAGAAATATCTCGGCCGAAATAGAAACCCCACGGGCAATAGTTGTTGTTTCGGCCCATTGGGAAACCAAAGGAACACAAGTATCGGCTGTAGAAATGCCAGCAACCATGTATGATTTTGTTGGTTTCCCCGATGATCTTTACAAAATAGAATACCCCGCACTTGGCATGCCCCAGCTGGCAGCTGCTGTAAAAGGTATGGTAAGCAACGATGCCGTTATAATGGATGAGACGAGGGGCCTCGATCATGGTGCTTGGACGGTAATAAGCAGGATGTACCCAAAGGCAAATATTCCGATAGTTGAGCTAAGCCTCGATTTCTACAAAAGTCCAATGCAGCATTACGAGCTTGCCAAGGAGCTGCGTAGCCTACGGTATAAGGGCGTGCTAGTAGTGGGGAGCGGAAATCTGGTGCACAACCTGCGAATGGTAAATTGGCAAAGGATGAACGAATTCTACGGGTACGATTGGGCGATTGAGGCGAACGACAGGATTAAGCAGCTTATCTTAGATGGAAACCATCGCGATCTGATAGGCTATTCGAAGTTGGGCAAAGCCTTCGAGCTGTCAATTCCAACCCCAGAGCATTACCTCCCGCTGCTCTACACCCTTGCCCTACGGGATAGCTCGGACAGCGTGAAGCTCTTTAACGACAAGCCTGTTGGTGGGTCGTTAGCTATGACTTCGATAAAAATCGGTTAG
- a CDS encoding cupin domain-containing protein — translation MELKATVGNPNEAIPVKPGFEDFFGEIMSLVRNGEMNNQLGEELKQLALAFPFKHDMDQFNIVSDKPYERTLIGRDESGWEALVMTWHKGAQSSIHGHPEFAAYSLLKGKLQLELFEDVDGTGKIKLARVTEAAENTGFYALGEANVLTNHIHRITCLSDIAYSLHIYSDDARKGVVYGI, via the coding sequence ATGGAGCTGAAGGCAACTGTTGGAAACCCCAATGAAGCTATCCCTGTTAAACCAGGTTTTGAAGATTTTTTTGGGGAGATCATGAGCTTAGTCAGAAATGGGGAGATGAACAATCAGCTAGGAGAGGAATTAAAGCAGCTGGCACTGGCATTTCCGTTCAAACATGATATGGACCAGTTTAATATAGTCAGCGATAAACCTTACGAGCGTACGCTCATTGGGAGGGACGAATCGGGATGGGAAGCCCTCGTTATGACCTGGCACAAGGGGGCGCAAAGCAGCATTCATGGTCACCCGGAATTTGCAGCCTACAGCTTGCTAAAGGGTAAGCTGCAGCTGGAGCTATTCGAAGATGTAGATGGCACCGGGAAAATTAAGCTAGCCAGAGTAACCGAAGCCGCCGAGAATACAGGTTTCTATGCTTTGGGAGAAGCCAACGTACTGACCAACCATATTCATCGGATTACCTGTTTGAGCGATATTGCTTATTCGTTACATATCTATTCTGATGATGCACGGAAAGGGGTTGTGTACGGGATATAA
- a CDS encoding YdeI/OmpD-associated family protein, translating to MMEKGNHIEGVPQELQRLLDVDKDAQDFFNSLSKSYKQGYCDWVGSAKQEATRQTRAEKAILMLRNNQKTLKTVKY from the coding sequence ATGATGGAAAAAGGAAATCACATTGAAGGAGTTCCTCAAGAGCTTCAACGGTTACTCGATGTCGACAAAGACGCACAAGACTTTTTCAATTCATTATCTAAATCCTATAAGCAAGGGTATTGTGATTGGGTTGGGTCTGCCAAGCAAGAAGCTACAAGGCAGACTAGAGCGGAGAAAGCCATTTTAATGCTCCGAAATAATCAAAAGACTTTAAAAACCGTCAAATACTGA
- a CDS encoding NADH-quinone oxidoreductase subunit N, protein MLQYLTLMRFEWMIALIIIALFIFNLTAFDKRVKSFLTVMNSLLIANFVIGILPMADGTLFDGFFNTNGLIVLEKSILNLGLVLISLSSTTWLMYLKKRFEFFVLMLSSILGMYVMLSSGHVLPLYIGLELASIPLAALAAIQTSSKASSEAGIKLIMTSAFSTGITLFGISLLYGALGGLSFTHIESSIHVNAMVLLAFVMILSGFAFKMSIVPFHLWTADVYEGAPTPVTTYLSVLSKGAVVFIFITVLYRVFGSLKDEWLYAISILSAITMTVGNLFAMRQTNLKRFLAFSSIAQVGFILVGIAGASQMGIDSSVYFIIIYLFSNIALFGIIAAIGDATGKEDLNSYKGLFKTNPFYALVFAIALFSLAGVPPTAGFFGKLFLITSGLGSKIYPLLAIATINMVLSLYNYLRVARVVIISAPTEESIPTIKSPTLTTLVLVVSTICIVALGFVGSLYKLINTLSAAA, encoded by the coding sequence ATGCTTCAATACCTTACGCTAATGCGCTTCGAATGGATGATTGCCCTCATCATCATTGCGCTTTTCATTTTCAACCTTACCGCGTTCGACAAGAGGGTTAAGTCGTTCCTTACGGTGATGAACTCGTTGCTTATCGCCAACTTTGTGATTGGGATTCTCCCCATGGCCGATGGAACGCTGTTCGACGGATTCTTCAACACCAACGGGCTGATTGTACTCGAAAAGAGCATCCTCAACCTTGGTCTTGTGCTTATATCGCTATCGTCTACTACCTGGCTGATGTACCTTAAGAAGCGATTCGAGTTTTTCGTGCTGATGCTCTCCAGCATCCTAGGGATGTACGTTATGCTCTCCAGCGGCCACGTGCTTCCGCTGTACATTGGACTAGAGCTGGCCAGCATTCCGCTTGCAGCGCTTGCCGCCATTCAAACCAGCAGCAAGGCTTCGTCGGAGGCGGGCATCAAGCTGATTATGACATCGGCCTTCTCGACAGGTATCACCCTATTCGGTATCTCGCTGCTCTACGGGGCTCTTGGAGGGCTTAGCTTTACCCATATCGAGTCGAGCATCCACGTAAACGCAATGGTGCTGTTGGCCTTTGTGATGATCCTTAGCGGCTTTGCCTTTAAGATGTCCATCGTGCCCTTCCACCTGTGGACGGCCGACGTTTACGAGGGCGCACCAACGCCCGTTACCACCTACCTTTCGGTGCTATCGAAGGGTGCCGTGGTGTTCATCTTCATTACCGTGCTCTACCGCGTGTTCGGCTCACTAAAGGACGAGTGGCTCTACGCCATCAGCATCCTTTCGGCCATCACCATGACTGTGGGTAACCTCTTTGCCATGCGCCAAACCAACCTTAAGCGATTCCTAGCCTTCTCGTCTATCGCTCAGGTGGGCTTTATCCTGGTGGGTATTGCTGGGGCTTCGCAAATGGGTATCGACTCGTCGGTGTACTTCATTATCATCTACCTGTTCAGCAACATCGCCCTCTTTGGCATAATTGCCGCCATTGGCGATGCAACGGGCAAGGAAGACCTCAACAGCTACAAGGGGCTCTTTAAGACCAACCCCTTCTACGCGCTGGTGTTTGCCATTGCCCTCTTCTCGCTGGCAGGCGTTCCGCCAACCGCAGGGTTTTTCGGTAAGCTCTTCCTGATTACTTCGGGACTAGGATCGAAGATCTATCCGTTGCTGGCCATTGCCACCATCAACATGGTGCTATCGCTCTACAACTACCTACGCGTAGCTCGCGTTGTTATTATCAGCGCACCAACCGAGGAGTCGATTCCAACCATAAAGAGCCCTACGCTTACCACGCTGGTGCTGGTAGTATCAACCATCTGCATCGTGGCGCTAGGATTTGTTGGTTCGCTCTACAAGCTCATCAATACGCTTAGTGCGGCGGCTTAA
- a CDS encoding complex I subunit 4 family protein, which translates to MSLLVYLLLIPLLTSLLLLVPKKGIAIKQIALVGSIIQLGFASWLTVHYMSLRAAGEKAQMLFTQSIPWFAPLNINFSVGVDGIGLAMIMLTAMVVVAGVLISWKIESRIKEFFFLLTFLSVGAYGFFVSLDLFMLFFFLELAVIPKYLLIGIWGSGNKEKNAMKLALMLMGGSAIVFLGMIGLYLASGWYFGNNTWDLQTLAAMNFPMEIQIPIYLLTFVGFGVFTAMFPFHTWAPDGHSSAPTAASMFLAGISMKLGGYGALRVATYLMPGAAVQYSWIFIILAAIAIFYGAFATLMQRDLKYMNAYSSVSHCGFVVLGIAVVTQTGMTGAVMQMVSHGIMTALFFAAIGMIYERTHTRMADELGGVFTQMPFIGTSFIIAGLCSLGLPGFSGFVSEMTVFVGSWERAGLFYKVATILAASSIVVTAVYILRAVGTAIWGTIKNAEFKQLTDATWNERFAVILLVAGIVFIGTMPFWLTNLIGPDVQEIAKRLVL; encoded by the coding sequence ATGAGCTTGCTAGTATACCTACTATTAATACCGCTACTTACTTCGCTGCTGCTGCTGGTTCCCAAAAAAGGAATTGCCATTAAGCAGATTGCGCTGGTTGGTAGCATCATCCAGCTGGGGTTTGCCTCATGGCTAACCGTACACTACATGTCGCTTCGCGCCGCCGGCGAAAAGGCGCAGATGCTCTTCACCCAAAGCATTCCTTGGTTTGCTCCGCTAAACATCAACTTCTCGGTTGGTGTCGATGGAATTGGCCTTGCCATGATTATGCTTACCGCAATGGTGGTGGTTGCAGGCGTGCTAATATCGTGGAAGATCGAAAGCCGTATCAAGGAGTTCTTCTTCCTGCTAACCTTTCTAAGCGTTGGAGCTTACGGCTTCTTCGTATCGCTCGACCTGTTCATGCTCTTCTTCTTCCTGGAGCTGGCCGTAATCCCCAAATACCTTTTAATTGGCATCTGGGGTAGCGGTAACAAGGAGAAGAACGCCATGAAGCTGGCGCTTATGCTTATGGGCGGGTCGGCAATTGTATTCCTAGGGATGATTGGCCTTTACCTTGCCTCGGGCTGGTACTTTGGCAACAACACCTGGGATCTGCAAACCCTTGCCGCCATGAACTTCCCTATGGAAATTCAGATACCCATTTACCTGCTCACCTTTGTTGGGTTTGGCGTATTTACCGCCATGTTCCCCTTCCATACCTGGGCACCCGATGGTCACTCGTCGGCACCTACTGCCGCATCGATGTTCCTTGCCGGTATTTCGATGAAGCTGGGTGGATACGGAGCCCTTCGCGTGGCTACCTACCTGATGCCAGGTGCTGCCGTACAGTACTCGTGGATCTTCATCATCCTTGCCGCTATAGCCATATTCTACGGCGCGTTTGCAACGCTTATGCAGCGCGACCTTAAGTACATGAACGCGTACTCGTCGGTATCGCACTGCGGTTTCGTGGTTCTCGGTATTGCCGTGGTAACCCAAACCGGAATGACGGGCGCCGTGATGCAAATGGTATCGCACGGTATTATGACGGCCCTCTTCTTTGCCGCTATCGGTATGATATACGAGCGTACCCACACCCGTATGGCCGATGAGCTGGGAGGCGTTTTCACCCAAATGCCATTCATCGGTACATCATTCATTATTGCTGGACTTTGCTCGCTGGGTCTTCCCGGCTTTAGCGGTTTCGTTTCGGAGATGACCGTCTTTGTTGGATCGTGGGAGCGTGCAGGCCTCTTCTACAAGGTGGCCACCATCCTTGCCGCATCATCAATTGTGGTAACGGCCGTATACATTCTCCGCGCTGTTGGAACCGCCATTTGGGGAACCATTAAGAACGCCGAGTTCAAGCAGCTTACTGACGCAACCTGGAACGAGCGCTTTGCCGTTATCCTGCTGGTTGCCGGTATCGTATTTATCGGCACAATGCCCTTCTGGCTAACCAACCTTATTGGTCCAGACGTGCAGGAGATCGCTAAACGCCTAGTATTATAA